One segment of Sander vitreus isolate 19-12246 chromosome 20, sanVit1, whole genome shotgun sequence DNA contains the following:
- the bsdc1 gene encoding BSD domain-containing protein 1, with protein sequence MAEGEGWWGGWLQQSFQAVKDKSSEALEFIKRDLTEFSTVVQHDTTCSLVATATAVRNKLAVEGSSETSEKVKKSLSSFLGVITDTFAPPPDKTIDCDVITLVATPTGTTEIYDSSKARLYSLQADPATYCNEPDGPPEQFDNWLSSFSLEDKKGEISELLVNSPSIRALYTKMVPVAVAHSEFWQRYFYRVFQLDQEEARRVALKQRAEQTTHTETLGWEEEEEDDFLGATSSSQLNFTPPLDNSSTQLPTTSTAPTGTPLLSPVLSPGEEREATLSVSSDSVSLPTQVEVRPEPVVTELAKKLTEASLEDIADKTQEEQRPGKGNYNLASAPGKSDLPLEAQVEVVTQPEFTVDGASVRASAPTSKPEAAKEEGPQDLRVFELNSDSGKSTPSNNGKKGSSTDVSEDWEKDFDLDMTEEEVQMALSKIEASGEMDEDWENWD encoded by the exons ATGGCTGAAGG AGAAGGCTGGTGGGGAGGCTGGCTTCAGCAGAGCTTCCAGGCCGTCAAAGATAAG TCATCTGAGGCCTTAGAATTCATAAAGCGAGACCTGACAGAGTTCTCCACTGTGGTGCAACATGACACAACCTGCTCACTTGTGGCTACAGCCACTGCTGTCAGAAACAAGCTTGCA GTGGAAGGTTCCTCTGAGACCTCAGAAAAGGTAAAGAAGAGCCTTTCTAGTTTCTTAGGGGTGATAACGGACACGTTTGCTCCACCCCCTGATAAAACCATCGACTGTGACGTAATCACATTGGTGGCAACGCCAACAGGAACTACAGAGATCTACGACAGTTCTAAG GCACGTCTCTACAGTTTGCAAGCTGACCCTGCTACATACTGCAATGAGCCTGATG GTCCCCCAGAGCAGTTTGACAACTGGTTGTCCAGCTTCAGTTTGGAAGATAAGAAAGGAGAAATCTCAGAGCTTTTGGTCAACAGTCCCTCTATCCGAGCCCTTTACACCAAAATG gTGCCAGTGGCAGTTGCACATTCAGAATTCTGGCAGAGGTATTTCTACAGAGTCTTCCAGTTGGACCAG gagGAGGCAAGGAGAGTGGCATTGAAGCAAAGGGCAGAacagactacacacacagagaccctgggctgggaggaggaggaggagg ATGACTTCCTCGGCGCCACGTCATCATCTCAACTCAACTTCACACCCCCGTTAGACAACAGCTCAACCCAGCTGCCCACAACCTCTACCGCTCCCACAGGAACGCCTCTGCTGAGCCCCGTCCTGTCTCCCGGCGAGGAGCGTGAAGCTACCCTCTCAGTCAGCAGCGACAGCGTCAGCCTGCCAACGCAGGTGGAAGTGCGCCCCGAGCCCGTTGTCACAGAGCTAGCCAAGAAACTGACCGAAGCTAGCTTGGAAGATATTGCGGACAAGACACAAGAAGAGCAGAGGCCTGGGAAGGGTAACTACAATCTAGCATCTGCCCCTGGAAAGAGTGACTTACCTCTTGAGGCTCAAGTGGAAGTTGTAACCCAGCCAGAGTTCACTGTTGATGGGGCATCAGTGCGGGCTTCTGCCCCCACCTCTAAACCAGAAGCAGCAAAGGAGGAGGGTCCGCAGGACCTGAGAGTGTTCGAGCTTAACTCCGACAGCGGGAAATCTACGCCCTCTAACAATGGCAAGAAAG GGTCCAGCACCGATGTGAGTGAGGACTGGGAGAAAGACTTTGACCTGGACATGACGGAAGAAGAAGTCCAAATGGCTCTCTCGAAAATAGAAGCTTCTGGAGAG ATGGACGAAGACTGGGAGAACTGGGACTGA